A window of Apium graveolens cultivar Ventura chromosome 8, ASM990537v1, whole genome shotgun sequence contains these coding sequences:
- the LOC141677996 gene encoding SKP1-like protein 21 codes for MIFGYFQFYGVPSHSCEFYIDEFLKKDKYTLWMLLRAANFLQLQGLFEIIRDILVRYPQKRIPEVQQDLFKSFEHCLKMAEPIYLQTATYDYLEVDIKLGRQCPYICDALECGFGFSRSHPVCLSPVVEKEAVEMIFGYFQLSRVPGDSCECQFSFDEFLKKDQDALWMLLRAAKCLQLQGLFEMIRNILVQNTQKNVPEVEQESNSFELRVKGDELERRKNPNVDIRTRLSHKLLEKQKKKLNEVVNLKKAEAELEVQKREDCSIDDLLCFINGDGDTKGGQTSKKKKKNRIKGKEKKKTLSGSAFASTEAPALKEVSENREQDMNESGSANRSGFADDALKILGTQDESINVEGDYDDNDLDPAKMKEIDRDVEELAKRFLEWELELKRRAEVKKD; via the exons ATGATATTTGGATATTTTCAGTTTTATGGAGTACCTAGTCACTCTTGCGAG TTTTATATTGATGAATTTCTCAAGAAGGATAAatacactctttggatgttgcTTCGTGCTGCAAACTTTTTACAACTTCAAGGGCTGTTTGAAATTATCCGCGACATTCTTGTTCGATACCCTCAGAAACGTATCCCGGAAGTACAACAAGATTTATTTAAATCTTTCGAGCATTGCCTAAAG ATGGCAGAGCCTATATATCTTCAAACCGCTACTTATGACTATCTAGAAGTAGATATTAAGCTTGGAAGGCAGTGCCCCTATATTTGCGATGCATTAGAATGCGGATTTGGGTTTTCTAGGAGCCACCCAGTTTGTCTATCTCCAGTTGTTGAAAAAGAGGCAGTTGAAATGATATTTGGATATTTTCAACTTTCTCGAGTACCTGGTGATTCTTGCGAG TGCCAGTTCTCTTTTGATGAATTTCTTAAAAAGGATCAAGACGCTCTTTGGATGTTGCTTCGTGCAGCAAAATGTTTACAACTTCAAGGGCTATTTGAAATGATCCGCAATATTCTTGTTCAAAACACTCAGAAAAATGTCCCGGAAGTAGAGCAAGAATCTAATTCTTTCGAGCTGCGTGTAAAG GGAGATGAGCTAGAGCGTCGGAAAAATCCAAATGTCGATATACGTACTAGGCTTTCACATAAACTGTTGGAAAAACAGAAGAAAAAGCTCAACGAGGTAGTGAACTTAAAG AAAGCGGAGGCAGAACTGGAGGTTCAGAAGCGTGAAGATTGCTCAATTGATGACCTCCTTTGTTTTATCAACGGAGATGGAG ATACCAAAGGGGGTCAAACCtcaaagaagaagaaaaagaatcgTATCAAAGGGAAGGAGAAAAAGAAAACTCTTTCCGGTAGTGCTTTTGCTTCAACCGAGGCCCCTGCTTTAAAGGAAGTTTCCGAGAACCGTGAGCAG GACATGAATGAATCTGGTTCTGCAAATCGTAGTGGTTTTGCTGATGATGCATTAAAGATATTGGGCACTCAAGATGAGAGCATCAATGTAGAGGGAGATTATGATGATAATGATCTGGATCCTGCAAAGATGAAAGAAATTGATAG